The proteins below are encoded in one region of Archocentrus centrarchus isolate MPI-CPG fArcCen1 chromosome 13, fArcCen1, whole genome shotgun sequence:
- the LOC115791093 gene encoding olfactory receptor 52N2-like, with protein sequence MEALKENISSHTYFFLDGFGELGALRPFLFIPFSFMFAVSLFANFLLLYVIISQKSLHSPMYILIAAMSCIDLSLPLFFVPHMLLSFLFDWRGISLTGCLVQMYFVHLLGAFQSTLLLWMALDRYFAICTPLYYHKQMALPRFLKFVIPLFIRNLITVLVVVILAGKLSFCSRNVINHCFCEHMALVELACGSTTINSVVGLITVVFVPVTDFFLITASYIVIFSSVLSSGKSRAKALHTCVTHIVVMTVSLIIVLTAFLSYRIRNNLPAGVRLFFSIMYLFFPSCFNPIIYGIRTAEIRKHILNTLKI encoded by the coding sequence atggaggcATTGAAGGAGAACATCTCCTCACACACATATTTCTTTCTGGATGGCTTTGGTGAACTTGGAGCATTGAGGCCTTTCCTCTTCATCCCGTTCTCcttcatgtttgctgtgtcactGTTTGCTAACTTCCTGCTGCTGTACGTCATCATTTCACAGAAAAGCCTCCACTCACCGATGTACATCCTCATTGCTGCTATGTCGTGCATTGACCTGAGCCTGCCTTTGTTCTTTGTTCCCCACATGCTGCTGAGCTTCCTGTTTGATTGGAGAGGAATCTCTTTGACCGGCTGCCTTGTTCAGAtgtattttgttcatttgttagGAGCCTTTCAGTCCACTCTGCTGCTGTGGATGGCTCTGGATCGTTACTTTGCCATCTGCACCCCTCTCTACTATCACAAACAAATGGCTTTACCAAGATTTCTCAAATTTGTCATCCCACTTTTCATCAGAAATCTGATCACTGTCTTGGTGGTGGTGATTCTGGCTGGAAAGTTATCGTTCTGTTCCAGAAATGTGATAAACCATTGTTTCTGTGAGCACATGGCCTTGGTGGAGCTGGCCTGTGGAAGCACCACCATCAATAGTGTGGTCGGGTTGATCACAGTGGTGTTTGTCCCTGTGACTGACTTCTTCCTCATCACTGCCTCTTACATTGTTATATTCAGTTCTGTGCTTAGTTCAGGAAAATCAAGAGCCAAAGCTCTTCACACCTGTGTGACCCACATCGTGGTCATGACTGTTAGTCTGATCATTGTACTCACAGCGTTCCTGTCATATCGCATAAGAAACAACCTCCCTGCAGGCGTTAGGCTTTTCTTCAGCATAATGTACCTGTTCTTTCCAAGTTGTTTCAACCCGATCATCTACGGCATCAGAACCGCAGAGATCCGAAAGCACATCCTGAATACACTGAAAATCTGA
- the LOC115791151 gene encoding olfactory receptor 142-like, with protein sequence MNSSQVSYFTLTAYLDSGALKYLLFTVVLFLYIFIIVASVLLIVVICVNRSLHEPMYMFLCSLFVNELYGSTGLFPFLLIQILSDVHTVSAPLCFLQIFCLHTYGTIEFTNLAVMSYDRYVAICCPLQYHTHMNPSKILLLIALIWVFPFFGIIVLISLSAPLQLCGNIINKVYCDNYSIVKLACSDTTVNNIYGLISTSLTTICFVSLIFYTYMRILKVCFSGSKQTRQKAISTCTPHLASLLNFSCGAFFETAQSRFNMRHVPIMFRIFLSLYWLICPPLFNPVLYGLNLTKIRIICKSLMFGKM encoded by the coding sequence ATGAATTCGTCACAGGTTTCATATTTCACACTCACTGCCTACCTTGACAGCGGGGCtttgaaatatttattgttcacagttgttctgtttttatatatttttattattgttgccaGTGTCTTGCTGATTGTGGTTATCTGTGTGAACAGAAGCTTACATGAACCTATGTACATGTTTCTGTGCAGCCTGTTTGTAAATGAGCTGTATGGTAGTACAGGGCTGTTTCCATTCCTCCTGATTCAGATCCTCTCTGATGTTCACActgtttctgctcctctgtgcttcCTGCAGATTTTCTGTTTGCACACATATGGAACTATAGAGTTCACTAACTTAGCCGTCATGTCTTATGACAGATATGTTGCCATCTGCTGTCCTCTTCAatatcacacacatatgaacccTAGCAAGATATTGTTGCTTATTGCTCTAATTTGGGTATTTCCATTTTTTGGGATAATAGTTTTGATTTCTCTGAGTGctcctctgcagctgtgtggGAACATCATTAACAAAGTGTACTGTGACAATTACTCCATTGTTAAACTGGCCTGTTCTGACACCACAGTCAACAACATCTATGGGCTTATTTCCACTTCTCTCACAACAATATGCTTTGTGTCTTTGATTTTTTACACCTACATGAGGATCctgaaagtgtgtttttctggatCCAAACAGACCCGACAGAAAGCCATCAGTACCTGCACACCTCACCTCGCTTCTCTGCTCAACTTTTCCTGTGGTGCCTTCTTTGAAACTGCACAAAGTAGATTCAACATGAGACATGTACCAATTATGTTCCgtatttttttatcattatattGGCTCATATGCCCACCACTATTTAATCCTGTACTCTACGGACTGAATCTGACCAAAATCCGAATCATATGTAAAAGTTTAATGTttggtaaaatgtaa
- the LOC115791152 gene encoding olfactory receptor 11A1-like, which produces MFLLKVKYRITMNSSQVSYFTLTAYLDSGALKYLLFTVVVFLYIFIIVANVLLIVVICVNRSLHEPMYMFLCSLFVNELYGSTGPFPFLLIQILSDVHTVSAPLCFLQIFCVHTYATIEFTNLAVMSYDRYVAICCPLQYHTRMNPSKISLLIVLTWLFPFFAVSVLISLSAPLQLCGNIINKVYCDNYSIVKLACSDTTVNNIYGLIYTSLIIACFVSLTFYTYMRILKVCFSGSKQTRQKAISTCTPHLASLLNFSCGAFFEIAQSRFNMSHVPIMFRIFLSIYWLICPPLFNPVLYGLNLTKIRIICKSLMFGKM; this is translated from the exons atgttcttattaaaggtgaaatat AGGATCACAATGAACTCATCACAGGTTTCATATTTCACACTCACTGCCTACCTTGACAGCGGGGCtttgaaatatttattgttcacagttgttgtgtttttatatatttttattattgttgccaATGTCTTGCTGATTGTGGTTATCTGTGTGAACAGAAGCTTACATGAACCTATGTACATGTTTCTGTGCAGCCTGTTTGTAAATGAGCTGTATGGTAGTACAGGGCCGTTTCCATTCCTCCTGATTCAGATCCTCTCTGATGTTCACActgtttctgctcctctgtgcttcCTGCAGATTTTCTGTGTGCACACATATGCAACTATAGAGTTCACTAACTTAGCTGTCATGTCTTATGACAGATATGTTGCCATCTGCTGTCCTCTTCAATATCACACACGTATGAACCCTAGCAAGATATCCTTGCTTATTGTTTTAACTTGGTTATTTCCCTTttttgctgtcagtgttttGATTTCTCTGAGTGctcctctgcagctgtgtggAAACATCATTAACAAAGTGTACTGTGACAACTACTCCATTGTTAAACTGGCCTGTTCTGACACCACAGTCAACAACATCTATGGACTTATTTACACTTCTCTCATAATAGCTTGCTTTGTGTCTTTGACATTTTACACCTACATGAGGATCctgaaagtgtgtttttctggatCCAAACAGACCCGACAGAAAGCCATCAGTACCTGCACACCTCACCTCGCTTCTCTGCTCAACTTTTCCTGTGGTGCCTTCTTTGAAATTGCACAAAGTAGATTCAACATGAGCCATGTCCCAATTATGTTCCGTATTTTTTTATCAATATATTGGCTCATATGCCCACCGCTCTTTAATCCTGTACTCTACGGACTGAATCTGACCAAAATCCGAATCATATGTAAAAGTTTAATGTttggtaaaatgtaa